The following are from one region of the Peromyscus leucopus breed LL Stock chromosome 18, UCI_PerLeu_2.1, whole genome shotgun sequence genome:
- the LOC114683530 gene encoding olfactory receptor 10A4-like: MSHSELMRNGSLPLCTEFTLVAFSSLAELQLVLFFVFLVIYLFTVGGNLIIICVIWATPSLHTPMYFFLTNLSFLEMCYISSVVPQMLVHLLVHPKTISVGACAAQMYVFTILGLTECCLLAAMAYDRFVAICYPLHYTLRMGPSVCLKLAGASWVTGTVVESVQTTWIFTLPFCGAGKIQHFFCDIMPVVKLACVDTSQNEIVLFIVSLIFIMSPCLFILCSYVRILLTILRIPSAAGRHKAFSTCSSHILVVSLFYGTALFTYLQPKSSHTPDTDKATALMYTVVTPALNPVIYTLRNKEVKEAFRKVTQRKLLRQMD, from the coding sequence ATGTCTCACTCTGAGCTCATGAGGAATGGAAGCCTGCCCCTCTGCACTGAATTCACCTTGGTGGCCTTTTCTTCTCTAGCAGAGCTGCAGCTTGTCCTCTTCTTTGTGTTCTTGGTTATCTATTTGTTTACTGTGGGAGGAAATCTCATCATCATCTGTGTGATCTGGGCCACCCCTTCCCtgcacactcccatgtacttcttcctgacCAACCTCTCCTTTCTGGAGATGTGTTATATCAGCAGTGTGGTGCCTCAGATGCTTGTGCACCTACTGGTGCATCCCAAGACCATAAGTGTGGGAGCCTGTGCAGCTCAGATGTATGTATTCACCATCTTGGGACTGACAGAATGCTGCCTGCTGGCTGCCATGGCTTATGATCGCTTTGTGGCTATTTGTTACCCACTGCATTACACTCTGCGGATGGGCCCTTCGGTTTGCTTGAAGTTGGCTGGGGCATCTTGGGTGACTGGAACAGTGGTGGAGTCAGTCCAGACCACATGGATCTTCACTCTGCCTTTCTGTGGAGCAGGAAAAATTCAGCATTTCTTTTGTGACATCATGCCTGTGGTGAAACTGGCATGTGTGGATACCTCCCAAAATGAAATTGTGCTATTTATTGTTTCCCTGATCTTCATTATGAGTCCCTGTCTCTTCATTCTGTGCTCCTATGTACGCATCCTTCTGACCATCTTGAGAATTCCTTCAGCAGCAGGCAGACACAAAGCTTTCTCTACCTGTTCCTCTCATATTCTGGTCGTTTCTCTTTTCTATGGCACTGCTTTGTTCACTTATCTCCAACCCAAGAGTTCACACACCCCAGACACCGACAAGGCTACTGCTCTCATGTACACTGTGGTCACCCCTGCTCTGAATCCTGTTATCTACACTTTGAGGAACAAAGAAGTGAAAGAAGCCTTTCGAAAGGTAACACAGAGGAAGCTCCTTAGACAAATGGACTAG